The following proteins are co-located in the Haloplanus sp. HW8-1 genome:
- a CDS encoding MFS transporter, which produces MSRLRRAFLGPVETLRGDGRGWILLTVAVGWLFTLGLRFLIPTLLPQVKATFDLDNAAAGLAVTVIWGGYGLMQFPAGLLADRLGERAVLATSLALSAGSLALLAAAPLFVVFLAGTAAFGVGSGLYGPARGTSLSKAFPRNDGTVFGITLAAGSLGSAVIPLAAGTAVAAVGWRFLVGGTAPAFLVVAALAWTTLPEPIESGTRPDGGESVVDARTLRDVVRDLLRALRNRNVLLAGVAVTFYLFAFQGLTAFLPTYLVTHEGIDQGVAGVIFALLFVGGAVSQLGVGSAADRYGPRPTLVAVTAAAVVTLLAVPFVDGRLAWSVLVLLLGTRMALAPVTNSYIVARLPADVQGAAWGFLRTCLFIVGSTGSLFVGAMGDAGRFDAAFLALGGVTAVAVVCYAGLSPRA; this is translated from the coding sequence GTGTCCCGTCTTCGTCGAGCGTTCCTCGGGCCGGTCGAGACCCTTCGCGGTGACGGTCGCGGGTGGATCCTCCTGACCGTCGCCGTCGGCTGGTTGTTCACGCTCGGCCTGCGATTTCTCATTCCCACGCTGCTCCCACAGGTTAAGGCCACCTTCGACCTCGACAACGCGGCTGCCGGTCTGGCCGTGACGGTCATCTGGGGCGGTTACGGGCTGATGCAGTTCCCCGCGGGGCTACTCGCCGACCGTCTCGGTGAGCGGGCCGTTCTCGCGACGAGCCTCGCGCTCAGTGCGGGCAGCCTCGCTCTCCTCGCGGCCGCACCGCTGTTCGTCGTCTTCCTCGCGGGGACGGCGGCGTTCGGCGTCGGTTCCGGGCTCTACGGCCCGGCCCGGGGCACCTCGCTCTCGAAGGCGTTCCCCCGGAACGACGGCACCGTGTTCGGCATCACGCTCGCGGCCGGGAGTCTCGGCTCCGCGGTCATCCCCCTCGCCGCGGGCACGGCCGTCGCCGCCGTCGGGTGGCGATTCCTCGTCGGGGGCACGGCGCCCGCCTTCCTGGTCGTCGCCGCCCTCGCTTGGACGACCCTCCCCGAACCCATCGAGTCGGGGACTCGCCCCGACGGTGGCGAGTCGGTCGTGGACGCTCGCACCCTCCGGGACGTGGTTCGGGACCTCCTCCGGGCACTCCGGAACCGGAACGTCCTCCTCGCCGGCGTGGCCGTCACGTTCTACCTGTTCGCCTTCCAGGGACTGACCGCGTTCCTGCCCACCTACCTCGTGACACACGAAGGCATCGATCAGGGCGTGGCCGGCGTGATCTTCGCACTGCTGTTCGTCGGCGGGGCGGTCAGTCAACTCGGGGTCGGCTCGGCGGCCGACCGGTACGGCCCGCGGCCCACCCTCGTCGCCGTCACGGCCGCCGCCGTCGTCACGCTCCTCGCCGTCCCCTTCGTCGACGGCCGTCTCGCCTGGAGTGTGCTGGTCTTACTCCTCGGCACGCGCATGGCCCTCGCCCCGGTGACGAACTCCTACATCGTCGCGCGGCTTCCGGCCGACGTGCAAGGGGCCGCGTGGGGCTTCCTTCGCACCTGTCTGTTCATCGTCGGCTCCACCGGCTCCCTGTTCGTCGGCGCGATGGGCGACGCCGGCCGCTTCGACGCCGCCTTCCTCGCGCTCGGCGGCGTCACGGCAGTGGCAGTCGTCTGCTACGCCGGGCTCTCGCCACGGGCGTGA